In Clupea harengus chromosome 13, Ch_v2.0.2, whole genome shotgun sequence, one DNA window encodes the following:
- the psme4a gene encoding proteasome activator complex subunit 4A isoform X3 has protein sequence MKKEVSDTLGFVPQKDIVYNKLLPYADKLDGESNEFLARIKENLGRAVYLREIWPGVLFWTRKLSTYLRLYGRKFSKEDHVLFIKLLYELVTIPRLEISMMQGFARLLINLLKKKDLLSREDLELPWQPLYELHERILYSKTEHLGLNWFPSSLRPRSTSRHILVKLAQRCSVDALLKALVKNCRPYFPESATQEMLEEWRPLLCPFDVTMQRAIGYFELFLPTTLPPELHHKGFKLWFDELMGLWVSVQNLPSWEVSLVNLFARLANDNIGYVDWDPYIPKIFTRILRSLNLPVGSSQIMVSRFVTNAYDITHVVIWIAALLGGPSKKAQTQLTGLFNSISSFLHPSNHGRWLMKLMKLLQRLPACVVRRLHRERHRSPTWLSPVPENHRLSEQDIDDFVESMKQPVLLAMFSKTGSLDAAQALQNLALMRPELVIPPVLEKTYPAMETLIEPHQLTATLSCMICVARSLVSVGGRFPEGPTHMLPLLMRALPGVDPNDFSKCMITFQLIATFATLVPLVDCSSAVHEREDLTQVEKEMCSASAEFEDFVLQFMDRCFALIDSSSPDLTREEMETEKMTHLESLVELGLSSTFSTILTQCSMEIFQVALEKVFNFATTNIFETHVSGRMVADMCRAATKCHPEESLKLFVPHCCNAITQSTANEEVQKEEELDKELLWNLQLLSEVTRLDGDKLLPYSAQLVRTLRQTLHLKCKQGYSLASNLLYHCLRSTALIYPVEYCSVPGGFQKPLSEYLPIKDWGRPGDLLNLGIQWHVPNADERAFVFEVLDLLLKPELQRLESYAQGEQGMSRVRSVVDLDETRLYTGVEYDMSRENYREVICRVTRQLLKHILEHSEDDTKSLFAIIKIISDLLQFKGTHKHEFDSRWKSFALVKKAMENRLYGSKRHIRALLIDRVMLQHELRNLTVEGCQYRSVHQDLLRDLLRLSTSTYSQVRSKAQNVLFNALGTYNFCCRDLIPKVLELLEPGRTDITKQQFKGAMYCLLGNHLGVSLANLQYWDCIGLSWPAIVRSGLSTAMSLEKPSIMRLFDDIADKIHRQYETIGIDFSIPESCCSVALRIMTSARLATSRPLPSEQEQQQGILQQEEKNREALGKYQQLVHALLDCVNNRDLPWKFEHIAIGFLSLLLRDDHPLPTPAVLFFVKSLNHDSLLVRKVAISAVAGIMKQLKKPHKKVPISPQKLCGESVSNEIIAGDRPDNQWLLYDSSRLPRTQQAWEECCFVEKTHWGYYTWPRKLMVYAPAEEQPKQSLNREDMDEREQIIYDHFSDPVFINQLIQFLSLEDRKGKDKFSPRRFCLFKGLFRNFGDAFLPVLQPHMERLVADSHESPQRCVAEIISGLIRGSKHWSYSQVEKLWALLCPMLRKALSNITVETYGDWGTCIATACESRDPRKLHWLFEMLMESPVNGEGGSFVDACRLYVLQGGLAQQEWRVPELLHRLLQYLEPKLTQVYKNVRERIGSVLTYIFMIDVNLPHIQPTASPRISEFTERILVRLRPLMEGDEEIQNHVIEGGSEEEQDERTQAIKLLKTVLKWLMTSAGRCFSSATPEQLQLLPLLFKIAPVENDDSYDEMKQDAKTCLTLMSQGLLYPEEIPQVLCVLQEIAGISSWHARYTVLTYLQIMVFHNLFTFMSDRKAVGHVRALVIRLLEDEQLEVREMAATTLSGFLQCSFLSMDAEMQAHFEALCKTRVPKRKRRELGSAVDTIPSADLVHRHAGVLGLSACILSSPYDVPTWMPQLLMDLSVHLNDTQPIEMTVKKTLSNFRRTHHDNWQEHKQQFTDDQLVVLTDLLVSPCYYA, from the exons ATGAAAAAAGAGGTGTCTGACACATTAGGTTTTGTCCCTCAAAAAgacattgtttacaacaaactTCTGCCTTATGCAGACAAATTAGATGGAGAGTCAAACGAGTTTCTCGCCAGAATCAAGGAAAACTTGGGACGAGCTGTTTATCTTAGGGAAATATGGCCGGGTGTATTGTTTTGGACAAGAAAACTTTCTAC atacCTCCGGCTGTACGGCAGGAAGTTCAGCAAAGAGGACCATGTGCTCTTCATCAAGCTGCTGTACGAGCTGGTCACCATCCCCAGGCTGGAGATCAGCATGATGCAGGGGTTCGCCCGCCTCCTCATCAACCTGCTCAA GAAGAAAGACCTGCTCTCAAGAGAGGATTTGGAGTTGCCGTGGCAACCTTTGTACGAGCTTCATGAGAGGATCCTCTATTCCAAAACGGAACACCTGGGCCTTAACTGGTTCCCCAG TTCTCTGCGGCCACGTTCTACCTCTAGACATATATTGGTTAAGCTTGCCCAGAGGTG tTCTGTGGATGCTCTGCTGAAAGCCCTGGTGAAGAACTGCAGGCC gtacTTCCCTGAGTCGGCCACCCAGGAGATGCTGGAGGAGTGGCGTCCGCTGCTGTGCCCGTTTGACGTCACCATGCAGCGAGCCATCGGCTACTTCGAGCTCTTCCTGCCCACCACGCTGCCCCCGGAGCTTCACCACAAGGGCTTCAA ACTGTGGTTCGATGAGCTGATGGGCCTGTGGGTGTCGGTGCAGAATCTCCCCAGCTGGGAAGTG AGTCTTGTAAACCTTTTTGCCCGCCTAGCCAACGACAACATCGGCTACGTAGACTGGGACCCTTATATACCGAAG ATCTTCACCAGGATCCTGCGAAGCTTGAACCTTCCAGTCGGCAGCAGTCAGATAATGGTGTCCAGATTCGTGACGAACGCTTATGACATCACCCATGTGGTCATCTGGATCGCAGCTCTGCTG GGAGGGCCCAGCAAAAAGGCCCAGACTCAGCTGACGGGCCTCTTCAACAGCATCAGCTCCTTCCTCCACCCCTCTAACCACGGACGCTGGCTG aTGAAGCTGATGAAGCTGCTGCAGCGTCTCCCGGCGTGTGTGGTCCGCCGGCTTCACCGCGAGCGCCACCGCAGCCCCACATGGCTGTCGCCGGTGCCCGAGAACCACCGTCTGAGCGAGCAGGACATCGACGACTTCGTGGAGAGTATGAAGCAGCCGGTGCTGCTGGCCATGTTCAGCAAGACGGGCAGCCTGGACGCCGCCCAGGCACTGCAGAACCTGGCCCTCATGCGGCCCGAGCTCGTCATACCGCCGGTGCTGGAGAA GACGTACCCCGCCATGGAGACTCTGATCGAGCCGCACCAGCTGACGGCCACCCTCAGCTGCATGATCTGCGTGGCCCGTAGCCTGGTGTCCGTGGGCGGGCGCTTCCCCGAGGGCCCCACCCACATGCTGCCCCTGCTCATGAGGGCACTGCCAGGGGTGGACCCCAACGACTTCAGCAAGTGCATG ATAACATTCCAGCTCATAGCCACGTTCGCTACCCTGGTGCCTTTGGTGGACTGCTCCTCCGCGGTGCACGAGCGGGAGGACCTCACACAG gtggagaaagagatgtgCTCCGCCTCGGCAGAGTTTGAAGACTTCGTCCTACAGTTCATGGACAG atgttTCGCCCTGATTGACAGCAGCTCTCCCGACCTCacgagagaggagatggagacggagaaGATGACCCACCTGGAGAGTCTGGTGGAGCTGGGTCTCTCCTCGACCTTCAGCACCATCCTCACACAGTGCTCCATGGAGATCTTCCAg GTGGCTCTGGAGAAGGTGTTCAACTTCGCCACGACCAACATCTTCGAGACGCACGTGTCCGGGAGGATGGTGGCCGACATGTGCAGAGCTGCTACCAAG TGTCACCCAGAGGAGTCCCTGAAGCTCTTCGTGCCACACTGTTGTAATGCCATAACCCAAAGCACAGCCA ATGAGGAGgtgcagaaggaggaggagcttgATAAGGAGCTGCTGTGGAACCTTCAACTCCTGTCTGAG GTGACCCGTCTGGACGGCGACAAGCTGCTGCCTTACAGCGCCCAGCTGGTGCGGACCCTGCGGCAGACGCTGCACCTGAAGTGCAAGCAGGGCTACAGCCTGGCGTCcaacctcctgtaccactgcctgcGCTCCACCGCCCTGATCTACCCCGTTGAGTACTGCAGCGTCCCCGGCGGCTTCCAGAAACCTCTCTCCGAATACCTGCCCATCAAG GACTGGGGTCGCCCGGGTGACCTGTTGAACTTGGGCATCCAGTGGCACGTGCCCAACGCGGACGAGCGGGCGTTCGTCTTCGAGGTTCTGGACCTGCTGCTGAAGCCCGAGCTCCAGCGTCTGGAGAGCTACGCCCAGGGAGAGCAGGGGATgagcag GGTCCGCAGCGTGGTGGATCTAGACGAAACCAGATTGTACACGGGAGtggagtatg ACATGTCCAGAGAGAACTACAGGGAGGTCATCTGCAGGGTCACGAGGCAGCTGTTGA AGCACATCCTGGAGCACTCGGAAGACGACACCAAGTCCCTGTTTGCCATCATCAAG ATCATCAGTGACCTGCTGCAGTTCAaaggcacacacaagcacgagTTTGACTCGCGGTGGAAGAGCTTTGCACTGGTTAAGAAAGCCATGGAGAATCGG CTCTACGGCAGCAAGCGGCACATCCGCGCTCTGCTCATCGACAGGGTCATGCTGCAGCACGAG CTGCGCAACCTGACAGTGGAGGGCTGCCAATATAGGAGTGTTCATCAGGACCTGCTCCGAGATCTGCTGAGGCTGTCAACTAGCACCTACAGCCAA GTGCGCAGTAAAGCCCAGAACGTGCTGTTCAATGCGCTGGGCACCTACAACTTCTGCTGCCGCGACCTCATCCCCAAAgtgctggagctgctggagcCGGGGCGCACCGACATCACCAAGCAGCAGTTcaag GGTGCGATGTACTGTCTGCTGGGGAACCACCTGGGCGTGAGTCTGGCCAACCTGCAGTACTGGGACTGCATCGGCCTCAGCTGGCCCGCCATCGTGCGCTCGGGACTCAGCACCGCCATGTCCCTGGAGAAGCCGTCGATCATGCGCCTCTTCGACGACATCGCCGACAAGATCCACCGCCAGTACGAGACCATCGGCATCGACTTCTCC ATCCCCGAGAGCTGTTGTAGCGTGGCTCTGCGGATCATGACCTCAGCGCGCCTGGCGACCAGTCGGCCCCTCCCCTCGGAGCAGGAGCAACAGCAGGGGATCCTCCAGCAAGAGGAGAAGAACCGAGAAGCACTAGG AAAATACCAGCAGTTGGTCCATGCTCTTCTGGACTGTGTGAACAACAGAGACCT GCCCTGGAAGTTTGAGCACATCGCCATCGGCTTCCTGTCGCTGCTGCTGAGGGACGATCACCCGCTCCCCACGCCTGCAGTCCTCTTCTTCGTCAAGAGCCTCAACCACGACTCCCTTCTCGTGcggaag GTGGCGATCTCAGCAGTGGCTGGTATCATGAAGCAGCTGAAGAAACCCCATAAGAAAGTGCCCATCAGTCCCCAGAAGCTAT GCGGAGAGTCTGTGTCCAATGAGATCATCGCCGGCGACCGGCCAGACAACCAGTGGCTCCTGTACGACAGCAGCCGCCTGCCGCGCACCCAGCAGGCCTGGGAGGAGTGCTGCTTCGTGGAGAAGACCCACTGGGGATACTACACCTGGCCACG GAAGCTCATGGTGTACGCGCCTGCGGAGGAGCAGCCCAAACAAAGCCTTAACAGAGAGGACATGGATGAG CGGGAGCAGATCATCTATGACCACTTCTCCGACCCCGTGTTCATCAACCAGCTCATCCAGTTCCTGTCTCTCGAGGACCGCAAGGGCAAAGACAAGTTCAGCCCCCGCCGCTTCTGCCTCtttaag GGACTCTTCCGGAACTTTGGCGACGCCTTCCTGCCTGTGCTGCAGCCCCACATGGAGCGTCTGGTGGCCGACTCCCACGAGAGCCCCCAGCGCTGCGTGGCCGAGATCATCTCCGGCCTCATCAGAGGCAGCAAACACTGGAGCTACAGCCAG GTGGAGAAGCTGTGGGCTTTGCTGTGCCCGATGCTGCGCAAAGCTTTATCCAACATCACCGTGGAAACCTACGGAGACTGGGGCACCTGCATCGCCACGGCCTGC GAGAGCAGAGACCCGCGGAAGCTTCACTGGCTGTTTGAGATGCTGATGGAGTCGCCGGTGAACGGAGAGGGAGGCTCTTTTGTGGACgcctg cCGTTTGTACGTGCTTCAGGGAGGGCTCGCCCAGCAGGAGTGGAGAGTTCCGGAACTCTTACACCGGCTGCTGCAGTACCTGGAGCCCAAACTCACGCAGGTCTACAAGAACGTGAGGGAGAGGATCGGCAG TGTGCTCACCTACATCTTCATGATCGACGTCAACCTGCCCCACATCCAGCCCACGGCGTCCCCGCGCATCTCGGAGTTCACCGAGCGCATCCTGGTCCGCCTGCGGCCGCTGATGGAGGGCGACGAGGAGATCCAGAACCACGTGATCGAGGGCGGCAGCGAGGAGGAGCAGGACGAGCGCACGCAGGCCATCAAACTCCTCAAGACGG TGCTGAAGTGGCTGATGACCAGTGCGGGGCGCTGTTTCTCCTCGGCCACCCCTGagcagctgcagctgctgcctctcctcttcaaa atCGCTCCGGTGGAGAACGATGACAGTTATGACGAGATGAAGCAGGATGCAAAGACGTGCCTGACGCTCATGTCCCAGGGCCTGCTCTACCCCGAGGAGATCCCCCAGGTGCTCTGCGTCCTGCAGgag ATCGCGGGCATCAGTTCGTGGCACGCACGCTACACGGTGCTCACCTACCTGCAGATCATGGTGTTCCACAACCTGTTCACCTTCATGAGTGACAGGAAGGCCGTCGGTCACGTGCGCGCGCTAGTCATCCGCCTGCTGGAGGACGAACAGCtagag
- the psme4a gene encoding proteasome activator complex subunit 4A isoform X1, with amino-acid sequence MKKEVSDTLGFVPQKDIVYNKLLPYADKLDGESNEFLARIKENLGRAVYLREIWPGVLFWTRKLSTYLRLYGRKFSKEDHVLFIKLLYELVTIPRLEISMMQGFARLLINLLKKKDLLSREDLELPWQPLYELHERILYSKTEHLGLNWFPSSLRPRSTSRHILVKLAQRCSVDALLKALVKNCRPYFPESATQEMLEEWRPLLCPFDVTMQRAIGYFELFLPTTLPPELHHKGFKLWFDELMGLWVSVQNLPSWEVSLVNLFARLANDNIGYVDWDPYIPKIFTRILRSLNLPVGSSQIMVSRFVTNAYDITHVVIWIAALLGGPSKKAQTQLTGLFNSISSFLHPSNHGRWLMKLMKLLQRLPACVVRRLHRERHRSPTWLSPVPENHRLSEQDIDDFVESMKQPVLLAMFSKTGSLDAAQALQNLALMRPELVIPPVLEKTYPAMETLIEPHQLTATLSCMICVARSLVSVGGRFPEGPTHMLPLLMRALPGVDPNDFSKCMITFQLIATFATLVPLVDCSSAVHEREDLTQVEKEMCSASAEFEDFVLQFMDRCFALIDSSSPDLTREEMETEKMTHLESLVELGLSSTFSTILTQCSMEIFQVALEKVFNFATTNIFETHVSGRMVADMCRAATKCHPEESLKLFVPHCCNAITQSTANEEVQKEEELDKELLWNLQLLSEVTRLDGDKLLPYSAQLVRTLRQTLHLKCKQGYSLASNLLYHCLRSTALIYPVEYCSVPGGFQKPLSEYLPIKDWGRPGDLLNLGIQWHVPNADERAFVFEVLDLLLKPELQRLESYAQGEQGMSRDDVLQSLSIVQHCLLGAGALLPPLVGEPVPELVRSVVDLDETRLYTGVEYDMSRENYREVICRVTRQLLKHILEHSEDDTKSLFAIIKIISDLLQFKGTHKHEFDSRWKSFALVKKAMENRLYGSKRHIRALLIDRVMLQHELRNLTVEGCQYRSVHQDLLRDLLRLSTSTYSQVRSKAQNVLFNALGTYNFCCRDLIPKVLELLEPGRTDITKQQFKGAMYCLLGNHLGVSLANLQYWDCIGLSWPAIVRSGLSTAMSLEKPSIMRLFDDIADKIHRQYETIGIDFSIPESCCSVALRIMTSARLATSRPLPSEQEQQQGILQQEEKNREALGKYQQLVHALLDCVNNRDLPWKFEHIAIGFLSLLLRDDHPLPTPAVLFFVKSLNHDSLLVRKVAISAVAGIMKQLKKPHKKVPISPQKLCGESVSNEIIAGDRPDNQWLLYDSSRLPRTQQAWEECCFVEKTHWGYYTWPRKLMVYAPAEEQPKQSLNREDMDEREQIIYDHFSDPVFINQLIQFLSLEDRKGKDKFSPRRFCLFKGLFRNFGDAFLPVLQPHMERLVADSHESPQRCVAEIISGLIRGSKHWSYSQVEKLWALLCPMLRKALSNITVETYGDWGTCIATACESRDPRKLHWLFEMLMESPVNGEGGSFVDACRLYVLQGGLAQQEWRVPELLHRLLQYLEPKLTQVYKNVRERIGSVLTYIFMIDVNLPHIQPTASPRISEFTERILVRLRPLMEGDEEIQNHVIEGGSEEEQDERTQAIKLLKTVLKWLMTSAGRCFSSATPEQLQLLPLLFKIAPVENDDSYDEMKQDAKTCLTLMSQGLLYPEEIPQVLCVLQEIAGISSWHARYTVLTYLQIMVFHNLFTFMSDRKAVGHVRALVIRLLEDEQLEVREMAATTLSGFLQCSFLSMDAEMQAHFEALCKTRVPKRKRRELGSAVDTIPSADLVHRHAGVLGLSACILSSPYDVPTWMPQLLMDLSVHLNDTQPIEMTVKKTLSNFRRTHHDNWQEHKQQFTDDQLVVLTDLLVSPCYYA; translated from the exons ATGAAAAAAGAGGTGTCTGACACATTAGGTTTTGTCCCTCAAAAAgacattgtttacaacaaactTCTGCCTTATGCAGACAAATTAGATGGAGAGTCAAACGAGTTTCTCGCCAGAATCAAGGAAAACTTGGGACGAGCTGTTTATCTTAGGGAAATATGGCCGGGTGTATTGTTTTGGACAAGAAAACTTTCTAC atacCTCCGGCTGTACGGCAGGAAGTTCAGCAAAGAGGACCATGTGCTCTTCATCAAGCTGCTGTACGAGCTGGTCACCATCCCCAGGCTGGAGATCAGCATGATGCAGGGGTTCGCCCGCCTCCTCATCAACCTGCTCAA GAAGAAAGACCTGCTCTCAAGAGAGGATTTGGAGTTGCCGTGGCAACCTTTGTACGAGCTTCATGAGAGGATCCTCTATTCCAAAACGGAACACCTGGGCCTTAACTGGTTCCCCAG TTCTCTGCGGCCACGTTCTACCTCTAGACATATATTGGTTAAGCTTGCCCAGAGGTG tTCTGTGGATGCTCTGCTGAAAGCCCTGGTGAAGAACTGCAGGCC gtacTTCCCTGAGTCGGCCACCCAGGAGATGCTGGAGGAGTGGCGTCCGCTGCTGTGCCCGTTTGACGTCACCATGCAGCGAGCCATCGGCTACTTCGAGCTCTTCCTGCCCACCACGCTGCCCCCGGAGCTTCACCACAAGGGCTTCAA ACTGTGGTTCGATGAGCTGATGGGCCTGTGGGTGTCGGTGCAGAATCTCCCCAGCTGGGAAGTG AGTCTTGTAAACCTTTTTGCCCGCCTAGCCAACGACAACATCGGCTACGTAGACTGGGACCCTTATATACCGAAG ATCTTCACCAGGATCCTGCGAAGCTTGAACCTTCCAGTCGGCAGCAGTCAGATAATGGTGTCCAGATTCGTGACGAACGCTTATGACATCACCCATGTGGTCATCTGGATCGCAGCTCTGCTG GGAGGGCCCAGCAAAAAGGCCCAGACTCAGCTGACGGGCCTCTTCAACAGCATCAGCTCCTTCCTCCACCCCTCTAACCACGGACGCTGGCTG aTGAAGCTGATGAAGCTGCTGCAGCGTCTCCCGGCGTGTGTGGTCCGCCGGCTTCACCGCGAGCGCCACCGCAGCCCCACATGGCTGTCGCCGGTGCCCGAGAACCACCGTCTGAGCGAGCAGGACATCGACGACTTCGTGGAGAGTATGAAGCAGCCGGTGCTGCTGGCCATGTTCAGCAAGACGGGCAGCCTGGACGCCGCCCAGGCACTGCAGAACCTGGCCCTCATGCGGCCCGAGCTCGTCATACCGCCGGTGCTGGAGAA GACGTACCCCGCCATGGAGACTCTGATCGAGCCGCACCAGCTGACGGCCACCCTCAGCTGCATGATCTGCGTGGCCCGTAGCCTGGTGTCCGTGGGCGGGCGCTTCCCCGAGGGCCCCACCCACATGCTGCCCCTGCTCATGAGGGCACTGCCAGGGGTGGACCCCAACGACTTCAGCAAGTGCATG ATAACATTCCAGCTCATAGCCACGTTCGCTACCCTGGTGCCTTTGGTGGACTGCTCCTCCGCGGTGCACGAGCGGGAGGACCTCACACAG gtggagaaagagatgtgCTCCGCCTCGGCAGAGTTTGAAGACTTCGTCCTACAGTTCATGGACAG atgttTCGCCCTGATTGACAGCAGCTCTCCCGACCTCacgagagaggagatggagacggagaaGATGACCCACCTGGAGAGTCTGGTGGAGCTGGGTCTCTCCTCGACCTTCAGCACCATCCTCACACAGTGCTCCATGGAGATCTTCCAg GTGGCTCTGGAGAAGGTGTTCAACTTCGCCACGACCAACATCTTCGAGACGCACGTGTCCGGGAGGATGGTGGCCGACATGTGCAGAGCTGCTACCAAG TGTCACCCAGAGGAGTCCCTGAAGCTCTTCGTGCCACACTGTTGTAATGCCATAACCCAAAGCACAGCCA ATGAGGAGgtgcagaaggaggaggagcttgATAAGGAGCTGCTGTGGAACCTTCAACTCCTGTCTGAG GTGACCCGTCTGGACGGCGACAAGCTGCTGCCTTACAGCGCCCAGCTGGTGCGGACCCTGCGGCAGACGCTGCACCTGAAGTGCAAGCAGGGCTACAGCCTGGCGTCcaacctcctgtaccactgcctgcGCTCCACCGCCCTGATCTACCCCGTTGAGTACTGCAGCGTCCCCGGCGGCTTCCAGAAACCTCTCTCCGAATACCTGCCCATCAAG GACTGGGGTCGCCCGGGTGACCTGTTGAACTTGGGCATCCAGTGGCACGTGCCCAACGCGGACGAGCGGGCGTTCGTCTTCGAGGTTCTGGACCTGCTGCTGAAGCCCGAGCTCCAGCGTCTGGAGAGCTACGCCCAGGGAGAGCAGGGGATgagcag GGACGATGTCCTGCAGAGTCTGTCCATCGTGCAGCACTGCCTCCTGGGAGCCGGAGCCCTCCTTCCCCCCTTGGTTGGAGAGCCTGTACCCGAGCT GGTCCGCAGCGTGGTGGATCTAGACGAAACCAGATTGTACACGGGAGtggagtatg ACATGTCCAGAGAGAACTACAGGGAGGTCATCTGCAGGGTCACGAGGCAGCTGTTGA AGCACATCCTGGAGCACTCGGAAGACGACACCAAGTCCCTGTTTGCCATCATCAAG ATCATCAGTGACCTGCTGCAGTTCAaaggcacacacaagcacgagTTTGACTCGCGGTGGAAGAGCTTTGCACTGGTTAAGAAAGCCATGGAGAATCGG CTCTACGGCAGCAAGCGGCACATCCGCGCTCTGCTCATCGACAGGGTCATGCTGCAGCACGAG CTGCGCAACCTGACAGTGGAGGGCTGCCAATATAGGAGTGTTCATCAGGACCTGCTCCGAGATCTGCTGAGGCTGTCAACTAGCACCTACAGCCAA GTGCGCAGTAAAGCCCAGAACGTGCTGTTCAATGCGCTGGGCACCTACAACTTCTGCTGCCGCGACCTCATCCCCAAAgtgctggagctgctggagcCGGGGCGCACCGACATCACCAAGCAGCAGTTcaag GGTGCGATGTACTGTCTGCTGGGGAACCACCTGGGCGTGAGTCTGGCCAACCTGCAGTACTGGGACTGCATCGGCCTCAGCTGGCCCGCCATCGTGCGCTCGGGACTCAGCACCGCCATGTCCCTGGAGAAGCCGTCGATCATGCGCCTCTTCGACGACATCGCCGACAAGATCCACCGCCAGTACGAGACCATCGGCATCGACTTCTCC ATCCCCGAGAGCTGTTGTAGCGTGGCTCTGCGGATCATGACCTCAGCGCGCCTGGCGACCAGTCGGCCCCTCCCCTCGGAGCAGGAGCAACAGCAGGGGATCCTCCAGCAAGAGGAGAAGAACCGAGAAGCACTAGG AAAATACCAGCAGTTGGTCCATGCTCTTCTGGACTGTGTGAACAACAGAGACCT GCCCTGGAAGTTTGAGCACATCGCCATCGGCTTCCTGTCGCTGCTGCTGAGGGACGATCACCCGCTCCCCACGCCTGCAGTCCTCTTCTTCGTCAAGAGCCTCAACCACGACTCCCTTCTCGTGcggaag GTGGCGATCTCAGCAGTGGCTGGTATCATGAAGCAGCTGAAGAAACCCCATAAGAAAGTGCCCATCAGTCCCCAGAAGCTAT GCGGAGAGTCTGTGTCCAATGAGATCATCGCCGGCGACCGGCCAGACAACCAGTGGCTCCTGTACGACAGCAGCCGCCTGCCGCGCACCCAGCAGGCCTGGGAGGAGTGCTGCTTCGTGGAGAAGACCCACTGGGGATACTACACCTGGCCACG GAAGCTCATGGTGTACGCGCCTGCGGAGGAGCAGCCCAAACAAAGCCTTAACAGAGAGGACATGGATGAG CGGGAGCAGATCATCTATGACCACTTCTCCGACCCCGTGTTCATCAACCAGCTCATCCAGTTCCTGTCTCTCGAGGACCGCAAGGGCAAAGACAAGTTCAGCCCCCGCCGCTTCTGCCTCtttaag GGACTCTTCCGGAACTTTGGCGACGCCTTCCTGCCTGTGCTGCAGCCCCACATGGAGCGTCTGGTGGCCGACTCCCACGAGAGCCCCCAGCGCTGCGTGGCCGAGATCATCTCCGGCCTCATCAGAGGCAGCAAACACTGGAGCTACAGCCAG GTGGAGAAGCTGTGGGCTTTGCTGTGCCCGATGCTGCGCAAAGCTTTATCCAACATCACCGTGGAAACCTACGGAGACTGGGGCACCTGCATCGCCACGGCCTGC GAGAGCAGAGACCCGCGGAAGCTTCACTGGCTGTTTGAGATGCTGATGGAGTCGCCGGTGAACGGAGAGGGAGGCTCTTTTGTGGACgcctg cCGTTTGTACGTGCTTCAGGGAGGGCTCGCCCAGCAGGAGTGGAGAGTTCCGGAACTCTTACACCGGCTGCTGCAGTACCTGGAGCCCAAACTCACGCAGGTCTACAAGAACGTGAGGGAGAGGATCGGCAG TGTGCTCACCTACATCTTCATGATCGACGTCAACCTGCCCCACATCCAGCCCACGGCGTCCCCGCGCATCTCGGAGTTCACCGAGCGCATCCTGGTCCGCCTGCGGCCGCTGATGGAGGGCGACGAGGAGATCCAGAACCACGTGATCGAGGGCGGCAGCGAGGAGGAGCAGGACGAGCGCACGCAGGCCATCAAACTCCTCAAGACGG TGCTGAAGTGGCTGATGACCAGTGCGGGGCGCTGTTTCTCCTCGGCCACCCCTGagcagctgcagctgctgcctctcctcttcaaa atCGCTCCGGTGGAGAACGATGACAGTTATGACGAGATGAAGCAGGATGCAAAGACGTGCCTGACGCTCATGTCCCAGGGCCTGCTCTACCCCGAGGAGATCCCCCAGGTGCTCTGCGTCCTGCAGgag ATCGCGGGCATCAGTTCGTGGCACGCACGCTACACGGTGCTCACCTACCTGCAGATCATGGTGTTCCACAACCTGTTCACCTTCATGAGTGACAGGAAGGCCGTCGGTCACGTGCGCGCGCTAGTCATCCGCCTGCTGGAGGACGAACAGCtagag